In one Halictus rubicundus isolate RS-2024b chromosome 14, iyHalRubi1_principal, whole genome shotgun sequence genomic region, the following are encoded:
- the LOC143361023 gene encoding uncharacterized protein LOC143361023, protein MDFHRRRYSLTMGRTVSIAAGHGGSLCRGPHQRIYHPEANPVERKNRDLKAQLGIYVGRDHATWDERLPTIRFAMNSARCVTTGYSAAYLTFGRELRTPDDANRDLRAIIQAENFLPEITPKLLTLADTMQVAQQNQERQQEQRKEYADQRRRPNPGYERGDLVWVTTHTLSRRERNYTSKFAPKRDGPYVVKRRVGSNSYEIETCDDQPVCVGVYHTSALRPYNGARAEPPEPVTSIRKRGRPRKQREGPSMEHPRKQTRRR, encoded by the exons ATGGATTTTCATCGTAGAAGATACAGCCTCACGATGGGTAGAACTGTTTCCATTGCAGCAGGCCACGGCGGAAGCCTGTGCAGAGGTCCTCATCAACGAA TCTATCATCCCGAGGCCAATCCGGTGGAACGGAAGAACCGTGATCTGAAGGCGCAGCTTGGAATCTACGTCGGTAGGGATCACGCTACGTGGGACGAGAGGCTGCCAACCATCCGATTCGCAATGAACTCGGCCAGATGCGTGACGACCGGGTACTCAGCAGCCTACCTTACTTTCGGGAGAGAGTTGAGGACTCCCGATGACGCCAATCGGGACTTGAGGGCCATCATCCAAGCAGAAAATTTCCTGCCGGAAATTACTCCAAAGCTGCTGACGCTGGCAGACACGATGCAGGTGGCCCAGCAGAACCAAGAACGACAGCAGGAGCAGAGGAAGGAGTATGCCGACCAACGACGCCGGCCCAACCCTGGATACGAGAGAGGAGACCTGGTGTGGGTAACCACTCACACCCTCAGCAGGCGAGAGCGGAACTACACATCAAAGTTTGCACCAAAGAGGGATGGACCATACGTGGTGAAGCGCCGCGTGGGTTCCAACAGCTACGAGATCGAGACCTGTGATGACCAGCCTGTATGCGTAGGGGTGTACCACACCTCGGCGCTAAGGCCTTACAACGGGGCACGAGCAGAACCACCAGAGCCAGTAACATCCATCCGCAAACGGGGACGACCTCGTAAGCAGCGTGAGGGCCCATCAATGGAGCACCCAAGGAAGCAAACGAGGCGCAGATGA
- the Gabat gene encoding 4-aminobutyrate aminotransferase — translation MLVNKCQAVLCTRTLSWQFINGHVIPWKRCLTGVLSEEPKKPEVTTEIPGPQSRALLRDLNMIQQASSVQFFADYEKSIGNYIMDVDGNSLLDVYMQISSMPLGYNHPAMLRALADPVNQKIIANRPALGVFPGKDWPSRLKKVMLEKGIAPPGLSHITTMMCGSCSNENAFKNIFIWYAEKHRKGAPFTKDEIESCMMNQLPGAPRFSILSFKGAFHGRTLGTLSTTHSKYIHKIDIPAFDWPIASFPQYKYPLNEHIRENQQEDQRCLAEVEELFEKYKTEKKVPVAGVIVEPIQSEGGDNHASPEFFQGLQRITKKHGAALLIDEVQTGGGPTGKMWCHEHFNLESPPELVTFSKKMQIGGYYHAEALKPNLGFRVFNTWMGDPSKVILLEAVLETIKNEKLLERVIRVGEYTLKQLTSLQNEFSSTINSVRGRGTFIAFNCTTPELRDQIVKKLLTKGIQSGGCGAASIRLRPALTFTENHADIFLDRLRSVLKK, via the exons ATGCTCGTCAATAAGTGTCAAGCAGTATTGTGTACCCGAACCTTGTCATGGCAATTTATCAACG GACATGTAATTCCGTGGAAAAGATGCCTGACTGGAGTTTTGTCGGAAGAACCAAAAAAGCCAGAAGTCACAACGGAAATACCGGGACCTCAATCACGCGCTTTGTTACGAGACCTCAATATGATACAA CAAGCTTCTTCCGTACAATTCTTCGCGGATTACGAGAAATCGATAGGTAACTACATAATGGATGTGGATGGAAATTCTCTGCTCGATGTGTATATGCAAATTTCATCGATGCCTTTAGGCTACAACCATCCTGCTATGTTAAGAGCCCTTGCTGATCCCGTTAATCAG AAAATTATAGCTAACAGACCAGCATTGGGGGTCTTCCCCGGAAAGGATTGGCCGAGTAGATTGAAAAAGGTTATGCTTGAAAAAGGG ATTGCTCCTCCAGGATTATCTCACATTACAACGATGATGTGCGGTTCTTGTTCCAACGAAAAcgctttcaaaaatatttttatttggtaTGCTGAGAAACACAGGAAAGGTGCCCCTTTCACGAAAGATGAAATCGAAAGTTGCATGATGAACCAGCTTCCTGGTGCCCCGCGATTTTCAATTCTTTCATTTAAAG GTGCTTTTCACGGGAGAACATTGGGAACTCTGTCGACGACGCATAGCAAATATATTCATAAAATAGATATTCCAGCTTTCGATTGGCCGATTGCCTCATTCCCTCAGTACAAATATCCATTGAATGAACATATACGGGAGAATCAACAGGAAGATCAACGTTGTTTAGCCGAA GTTGAAGAATTGTTCGAAAAGTATAAAACTGAAAAAAAAGTTCCTGTTGCTGGTGTGATAGTGGAACCAATTCAATCGGAAGGAGGGGATAATCACGCTTCTCCCGAATTTTTCCAAGGATTACAACGTATAAcaaaaaaa CACGGAGCAGCCTTATTAATCGACGAAGTTCAAACAGGAGGTGGGCCAACAGGGAAAATGTGGTGTCATGAGCACTTCAATTTGGAATCTCCGCCAGAATTAGTAACATTCAGTAAAAAAATGCAAATTGGTGGCTATTACCACGCCGAAGCTTTAAA GCCCAACCTAGGGTTCCGTGTATTTAACACCTGGATGGGTGATCCTAGTAAAGTGATACTACTGGAAGCAGTTCTAGAAACCATTAAGAATGAAAAACTCCTGGAAAGAGTTATACGTGTCGGCGAATACACATTAAAGCAACTCACGAGTTTACAAAACGAATTTTCCAGTACAATCAATTCGGTCCGTGGTCGTGGAACATTTATTGCATTTAACTGTACAACGCCTGAACTCCGAGACCAAATagttaagaaattattaaccAAAG GTATTCAAAGTGGTGGATGCGGTGCGGCTTCAATAAGATTAAGACCTGCCTTAACATTTACGGAAAATCACGCAGATATATTTTTAGACCGACTCCGATCAGTTTTAAAGAAATAG
- the LOC143361072 gene encoding VPS35 endosomal protein-sorting factor-like: protein MMEIDWIAKPVNYKTIRFACLEEAVEHPLKPITVMLIDGRSGVKRNALQHTHNNLSNSTSIPLSGNALPDQLLSHSALDGSDPLSQFAREELDPLSKMAADEWDYSGNIATTNKKVKDTAEELVEPWSARRTAILSKYTTSEKLSIVTSFLTGGEKVVVKVQPTGGVVDKVRTRLEQLDDFEEGSVRQMLDLSQQQYTARIEQLNNELVQAWHSDQRVKALKIAIQCAKLLVDTSVTAFYPSKFVLITDILDIFGKLVYERLKVKAEYYKPGSKVPTSLPDNFTPNMVPENAKETCRNWFYKIASIRELVPRLYVEMAIIKSYSYLTTSEFNSALLRITQMIRGIGNPLIAVYARCYLCRVGLALNKTSDFEFIRNNFYDFLSTYQQLFSPFVKDELTKQNMTIHSYLNLYSPALDWILQILVATTPENQLEAVLSQCKIQTNSSLLLNSVLTAFKPSYIAVRAIDFLNLIIAIQDDGYPQYQLYRSFGECLIQESPPKEDCQTILNIIWKYITDLTNPNKFMQCVEIWIQFTAIHFSVNELNLFFGKIIDRLNPNKNFEHYYSQLQNIIEKIVAHTQDFESLLAMDNFLPFIDLFHKETIKVEVCKTIIEGISAQNSSITDPIVINALMFIARIMHDSVSALTVEDEKRQIGQLICSLVQRVDYDRDFEKQLNFYAEARAAFPNLDSVHVQLVQCVNRLSVDTRKIVRGHHTRRTSAFVRACAAFCFITIPSLTLVHTRLQLYLLSGQVALLNQCLGQADACFKAALSLVPEMPKTIDIDGRQKNSQPYLLSYLSNFLSTLLVVPDSPEYGVLYLMRGLLNAVQRSFEENVSTKAYLYLRVLDLLSVVTQENYPYHVDKVDSNDKLYGSDKKFISEVNKICSKIVEEILSHLKYLGTTDQLEKQANLALELFNCFVIRADLRDPSLAHMAVNLWNLSQRYNFIDSKVKMKTIAYMVQKSHHKEYKHFADILKKMLK, encoded by the exons ATGATGGAAATAGActg GATTGCAAAACCTGTTAACTATAAGACAATTCGATTTGCATGTTTAGAAGAAGCAGTAGAACACCCCTTAAAACCTATTACTGTTATG TTAATTGATGGACGCAGTGGAGTTAAACGCAATGCGTTACAACATACGCATAATAATTTATCGAATAGTACATCAATCCCTCTGTCTGGAAATGCCTTACCTGATCAACTATTAAGTCATTCTGCGCTTGATGGGTCAGATCCTCTGTCACAATTTGCCAGAGAGGAATTAGATCCTTTATCTAAAATGGCTGCAGATGAG tgggattattctggcaatattgctACTACGAATAAAAAGGTTAAAGATACTGCAGAAGAATTAGTAGAACCCTGGTCAGCAAGACGAACTGCAATATTAAGCAAATATACAACTTCAGAAAAGCTATCAATTGTTACTAGCTTTTTAACAGGTGGTGAGAAAG ttGTTGTTAAAGTTCAACCAACTGGCGGTGTAGTAGATAAGGTAAGGACGAGATTGGAACAACTAGATGATTTCGAAGAAGGATCTGTTAGACAAATGTTAGACCTATCACAGCAGCAATATACCGCAAGAATTGAACAGTTAAATAATGAACTTGTACAAGCTTGGCATTCTGATCAAAGGGTTAAAGCGCTAAAAATAGctattcag tgtGCCAAATTGTTAGTAGACACGTCTGTTACGGCTTTTTACCCTAGCAAATTTGTTCTTATCACTGACATCTTAGATATTTTTGGGAAACTTGTGTATGAAAGGTTAAAAGTTAAAGCTGAGTATTACAA ACCAGGTAGTAAGGTACCAACAAGTTTACCTGATAATTTTACACCAAATATGGTACCTGAGAATGCAAAAGAAACATGTAGAAACTGGTTCTATAAAATTGCATCGATAAGAGAACTAGTTCCACGGCTTTATGTGGAGATGGCGATAATAAAATCGTACAGTTATCTGACAACAAG TGAATTTAATAGCGCACTTCTCAGAATAACTCAAATGATACGAGGAATTGGAAATCCTCTTATAGCTGTATATGCTAGATGTTACTTATGTCGTGTGGGGTTAGCACTAAACAAAACGTCTGATTTTGAGTTtataagaaacaatttttatgactTTCTTTCTACATACCAACAATTATTCAGCCCTTTTGTAAAAGATGAACTGACTAAGCAGAATATGACTATACATTCGTATTTAAATCTTTATTCGCCAGCTTTAGATTGGATTTTACAAATTTTGGTAGCAACAACACCTGAAAATCAATTGGAAGCTGTGCTTTCTCAATGTAAAATACAAACAAATAG TTCATTGCTGTTAAATAGTGTGTTAACAGCCTTCAAACCATCATATATTGCTGTCCGTGCaatagattttttaaatttgataatTGCAATTCAAGATGATg GCTATCCACAATACCAATTATACAGAAGTTTCGGTGAATGTTTAATACAGGAATCACCACCAAAAGAAGATTGTCAAACTATTCTCAATATAATATGGAAATATATAACGGACTTAACAAATCCTAACAAATTTATGCAATGTGTTGAAATTTGGATTCAATTTACTGCTATACACTTTTCT GTAAATGAGTTAAATctgttttttggaaaaataatcGATCGACTAAATCCAAACAAAAACTTTGAACATTACTATTCACAGTTACAAAacattattgaaaaaattgtagcTCATACTCAAGATTTTGAATCTTTACTGGCTATG GATAATTTCTTACCTTTTATCGATCTGTTTCACAAGGAAACTATTAAAGTTGAAGTTTGTAAAACTATTATAGAAGGTATAAGTGCTCAAAATAGTTCCATAACTGATCCTATTGTTATAAATGCTCTCATGTTTATCGCTagaataatgcacgattctgtTAG CGCTTTAACCGTTGAGGATGAGAAACGACAAATTGGTCAACTTATATGCAGTTTGGTGCAGCGTGTCGACTACGATCGCGATTTTGAAAAACAACTCAACTTTTACGCAGAGGCTAGAGCTGCTTTTCCTAATCTCGATAGTGTACATGTACAACTTGTACAG TGTGTAAATAGATTATCGGTCGACACTCGAAAAATTGTTCGGGGACATCACACAAGAAGAACGTCAGCATTTGTTCGTGCATGTGCTGCGTTTTGCTTTATTACCATTCCATCGTTAACATTAGTTCATACACGACTGCAGTTATATTTATTGTCAGGTCAAGTGGCACTTTTGAATCAATGTTTAGGCCAAg ctGATGCATGCTTTAAGGCTGCTTTAAGCTTAGTTCCAGAAATGCCAAAAACTATAGACATAGATGGAAGACAAAAAAACTCACAACCATATTTACTTTcatatttatcaaattttttGTCAACTTTGTTAGTGGTTCCG GATAGTCCAGAATATGGTGTTTTATATTTGATGAGAGGATTGCTCAATGCTGTTCAACGTTCCTTTGAGGAAAATGTATCAACAAAGGCATATCTGTATTTGCGTGTGCTTGATCTATTATCAGTAGTAACTCAGGAGAATTATCCATACCACGTTGACAAG GTTGATTCTAACGATAAGTTGTATGGGTCTGATAAAAAGTTTATCAGTGAAGTcaacaaaatttgttcaaaaATTGTCGAAGAGATTTTGTCTCACTTGAAGTATCTTGGGACCACGGATCAACTTGAGAAACAAGCAAACCTTGCTCTCGAGCTCTTTAATTGTTTTGTTATTAGAGCAGACCTGCGCGATCCATCATTAGCTCACATGGCTGTGAATTTATGGAATTTATCTCAACGCTATAACTTCATTGATTCAAAAGTTAAG ATGAAAACGATTGCTTATATGGTACAAAAGAGTCACCATAAGGAGTATAAACATTTTGCGGATATTTTAAAAAAGATGCTAAAATAA